The Cytobacillus oceanisediminis genomic interval CATATGATAAAGAAAACACTTCAGGAAATTGAACAAATGATACAGATTGAGAATGATGTTTCATCTTTTCACAATACATCCATACAGGGCGTTAGCATTGACTCCAGAAAAATCAATCACGGCAATTTGTTCGTTCCATTCAAAGGTGAAAATTCGGACGGCCATCGATTTGTAGAAGATGCCATCGAAAAAGGGGCAGCCGCGGCTTTTTGGCAGAAAGATGTTCCCAATCCCCCTCTTCATCTTCCAATCCTGATCGTCGAAGATACACTGACGGCTCTTCAGGAATTGGCGAGAAGCTATCGTGATGAATTAAAGGTAAAAGTCGCAGGCATTACAGGAAGCAACGGCAAAACAACAACCAAGGATATGACCGCAAACCTTCTTTCCCTGCAATATAAAGTTCAAAAAACGGAAGGTAACTATAACAACCATATCGGTTTGCCCTTAACCATTCTGGCTCTTGAGGAAGATACGGAAATCGCGGTGCTGGAAATGGGGATGAGCGGCAGGGGAGAAATCGATTTTCTTACGAAGCTTGCCCGTCCGGACGCTGTGATTATTACGAATATAGGTGAATCCCACCTGCAGGATTTAGGTTCCAGAGAAGGGATTGCAGAAGCTAAGCTTGAGATCGTAAATGGGCTTAAGGAAAAGGGCCTGGTTATTTATTACGGCGACGAGCCACTCCTGGATAAAAAGCTGAAATCCTACATTGGTTCGGCAGCTTTAAGAACCTTTGGAAGAACCGGGAAAAATGATGTGTACCCGATGGATATCAAGCAGAATGACAGCGGCAGCACGTTTGGAATCAATGTGTCCAGCGAGAAGTTTTATCTGCCTGTGTTAGGTACCCATAATGTTCTCAATGCCCTGGCAGCCATGATTGCAGCATCCCATTTCGGTGTTCCGTACGAAAAGATGAACGAAGGCTTCGCAAGCTTAAAGCTGACGAACATGAGGATGGAACTTCTCGAGGGTCAAAGTGGAGAAAAAATCATCAATGATGCTTATAATGCGAGTCCAACATCTATGAATGCGGCGATTGAACTGATCGCAAACCTGCCAGGATATAAAAAGAAAATTCTTGTTCTCGGCGATATGCTGGAGCTTGGTCCGCAGGAGGAAGATTTCCATTACTCCATAGGAAAATCTGTGGATCCTGAAAAGGTTGATTATGTCTTTACATTCGGCAAGCTTGGCGAGTTTATCGCCAAGGGAGCGAAGGAGGTCCTGCCTCATGAACGGGTAGCCGCCTTTACTGACAAACAGCCGCTGATCGAAGAGCTGAAGAAACATGTGAATCAGGAAACGATTGTACTGGTTAAGGCATCCCGGGGAATGAAGCTGGAAGAGGTTGTCTCAGCTCTTCAATAATTGCTAGGAAAAGAATAACAATGTGTTTTAACAGAAATACTATTGCGGCTGAAACAGCATGAAGATACCCTGAGCTCTTCTTCACTCATTAACTCATATAGAGAATGAATTTCACCCAGGAATTAAGTGTATATATCTGTTATTATAGGAAATAAACCCCTGTTCCACGTGAAACAGGGGTTTAAATTATTTTTATATAGTTCCTTCGTTATGATTTTTATCTTCCAACAGGTTTGATTAGTATGGCAAAAAGGAAAAAGTGTAAAATAGAATTGACTAAATTATAAAAAATGGCGGTGACTCGAGTATGATTGGCTGCATGTGCATACATGGTTTTACAGGAGCTCCATTTGAAGTAGAACCTTTGGCAGAGTATTTGAAAGAACATACAGACTGGGAGATTTCCGTGCCGACATTGCCGGGTCATGGCGATGAACTGAAGCTGAAAGGAATTGCCTATAACAAATGGATTGAGCATGCAGAGGAAGAGCTGAAAAGGCTGATAAGCCGCTGTGAGAAAGTGTATGTAGTCGGCTTTTCGATGGGCGGCCTGATCGCCAGCTACTTAACAGTGCATTACCCGGTGGATAAGCTGGTTCTGCTTAGTGCTGCTGCTTATTATGTAAATCCAAAACAGCTTTTCTTCGATATTAAAGAGATGGCAAGGGATGCCTTCAAGGGAAACCTGGCCGACAATGAGATGTTCGTCAGATATAAGCGGAAAATAAGTGCGACACCGATTACGGCAACTCTTCAATTCCGCAGGCTTGTGGCCTCTATTAAACCTATCTTAAATCAGATCACTGTTCCGACATTGATTGCGCAAGGTGAAAGTGATGGAGTTGTGCCTCCGAGAAGTGCCAGATATTTATACAATAATATAAGTTCATCGGCCAAAAAATTAATTTTTATAAAGGACTCTAAACATCTTATCTGTCATTGCGGGGAAGGGGAACGCCTCTTTCAGGAGATCCTTGGTTTTCTTCAAAAAAAGCCGGAATGATAAGGTTTTCAGCCAGCCTTCAAGTTTGCAATGCTTACTTGAAAATGGTAATATAAACACCAAAGTGCCAACAGGAACTTCTTTTGAGAACCCGGACATACTCCAGCAGGAGAATGTCTTTTTTCATTAAATACAGAGGTATTGCCGAGAACGTCATACTTCAGTATGGCCGTAAATAAATGAGTGCTTCTCTACGGAAGAACTCATTTTTAGAGACCTGATTGTCCGTGAACAATTTGGATAGAATTTACCTCATCCTTTCCTCAAGCGGGTTTCATAGTGAGTGGGACTCTTCTTAACGAAACATAACCGCACTTTTTATAAAAATAAGAAGTTACAGCATCTAGAGACCGGGTACTGCCGGTTAAAAGGCTCCTTACGGGGTGCCCTAACTTTTCTTATAATCGTCCGGAAGAGTGACTCATAGGCCAATTTTCAGGAGAATTCCTGCCTGCAGGTTTGCAGGGACAAAATTTTTCTATGATTAGAAGGAGAATGAATACATTGACAAAGTTTCAAGACTTGGGCATCAGCCCGGCGACAATGAAATCACTAAAGCGAATGGGATTTGAAGAAGCGACGCCTATTCAGACCCAGACCATTCCGTTGAGTTTAGAGAATAAAGACCTGATCGGGCAGGCGCAGACAGGAACAGGAAAAACTGCTGCATTCGGAATCCCGATGATTGATAAAATCGACAACACAAAGGATTTCATTCAGGGAATTGTGATTGCTCCAACTCGCGAGCTGGCAATTCAAGTATCGGAAGAACTGTATAAAATCGGCTACGGCAAAAGAACGAAAGTCCTATCCATTTATGGCGGCCAGGATATTAATCGCCAAATCCGCGCTTTGAAGAACAAGCCGCATATCATCGTTGGAACGCCAGGACGTATTTTGGACCACATAAACCGCAAAACATTGCGTCTTGACCATGTCCATACTGCTATCCTTGACGAAGCGGATGAAATGCTTAACATGGGATTCATTGACGATATTGAAGCGATCCTTGCACAAATTCCTGAAGAACGCCAGACGCTGCTTTTCTCTGCTACAATGCCTGCGCCAATCCGCAGAATGGCAGAACGCTTCATGAAGGACCCTCAAATTGTCCGTGTAAAAGCAAAGGAAATGACTGTTTCATCTATTGAACAATACTATATTGAAGTGCATGAAAAGAATAAATTTGATGTGCTGACAAGACTTCTGGATATTCAATCACCTGAATTGGCGATTGTATTCGGACGTACAAAGCGCCGTGTCGATGAACTGGCTGAAGCCTTGAATCTTCGTGGATACATGGCTGAAGGAATCCACGGTGACTTAAGCCAGGCTAAGAGGATTTCTGTTCTTCGAAAGTTCAAAGAGGGAAGCATTGATGTCCTCGTTGCAACAGATGTTGCTGCGCGCGGATTGGATATTTCAGGCGTCACACATGTATACAATTTTGATATTCCGCAGGATCCTGAAAGCTATGTTCACCGCATCGGCCGTACCGGACGTGCTGGAAAAACGGGCGTTGCGATGACATTCATCAATCCGCGCGAAAAATCGTATCTGCATGTCGTAGAACGTACAACCAAGAGAAAAATGGAACGCATGGATGCTCCAACACTGGATGAGGCGCTTGAAGGCCAGCAAAAAGCAGTCATGGAAAAAATCATGCAAACCATTGAGGAAAACAATCTTGAGAGCTATAAAGAAGCGGCAGATGAGCTTCTGGCACAAAAGGATGCTTCAACAGTGGTTCAGGCCGTGCTGAAGATGCTGACAAAAGAACCGGATACAACTCCTGTTAAATTAACAGAGGAAAAGCCGCTTCCATCTAAGCGTGACAGAAAGCCGAATGACCGCAGCCGCGGAGGCTATAACGGAAAAGGCAGACAAGGAGGCCAGAAAGGATCATATAAATCCCGTCAAGGCCACACAGGAAAACGTCAAAGCCACAATAACCGTTCGAATAGCAGCAGCTATCGTTAATAAATTTGGAGAGCAGAGATTCTGCTCTCTTTTTATTTTGGCCTCAATATTAAGAGCCATCCATGTGCAATTTCTCACCGGCAGCCGTACATACTAAGGGAAATGCTGTACGGGAGGAATCGACATGACGATTGTACGCCTTGGGTATGTCGCGATGAGTATGAATCTGAAAAACGCGTCACCATCGCAAACGATGACGTTCAAGCAATTCTCGGCCATTAAAGACCGCGAGGCGGCTATAGCAAGACTGGAGCGGATTGCCGTATCAAATCTTGAAAACTGCCTGAGGCTGCTAAAGCACAATGCAGCCCATGATATCCATTTTTTCCGCTTTAGTTCCCGGCTGATTCCTCTTGCCAATCATGAGGAACTCTCTGATTGGAAGTATATGCGCCATCTTAAAGAAGCTCTATCCAAAATCGGGGACTTTCTGGATGAACATCCCATGCGGGTGGATTTTCATCCGGACCATTTTGTGCTCCTTAATACGCCGAAAGTTGATACATTGAATATGTCCATTAAAACACTGGCAATGCATGAAGCCCTGCTGAAAGGCATGAGGCTGAATCCGGCTCACCGCTGTGTTCTGCATGTGGGCGGAGGATATGATGATAAAGAAAAGGCTCTCGAACAATTTATCCATAATTGGGGCTTTACACCTTCAGGAATCCAGCAAATGATTATCCTCGAGAATGACGATACCACCTTTACCCTTGATGATACGCTCTATCTTTGTGAAAAGCTTGGGATTCCGCTTGTATTTGATTACCACCATCACCTTGCCAATTTTGAGAATGATAACTGGACGGGGCAATGGGAAAGGGTCGCAGCGACATGGGACCATTCAGAACTGCCTGTGAAAATGCATATCTCCAGTCCGAAATCAGACAAAGATTTTAGAGCTCATGCCGATTATATTAATTCTGAAATGTTCATGGAATTTCTGCAGAACATTAAGGGATCAGTGCCTGAGATTCATTGCATGATCGAAGCGAAAATGAAGGACAGCGCATTATTTAAGCTGGCTGAAGATTTAAGAATGAACCCTGATCTGACCTTTATTGATTCATCCAGCTTTGAAATATAAGTAGTACCCCACTTTTTTCATAAAAGGGAGACACTTCTTTTTTCTGTCATGTATACTTATAGAAGTGAAAGAGCTGATTCAAAACGACATGTACGGATGAGGTTTTGAGCGATGAACTGACTCTGGGTGTTTTTGAATGACTATTAATTTTATGGAATTGCGGGGGGTACTGCATGATTACAGAGCCGCATAAAAGGATACCGGCAAGGGGGCTGCTTGCATGGAGAATTTCCGGCACAATCCACTCTGTTTTTCCTTTTGTGTTATCAGGGGGCGCAATTGCTGCTGCTTTCCTGTTTAATTGGCCTATTTGGGTTATTGGAGCTTCCTTAATGTTTTATTCCGCTTATGCTTACCTAGTCATTATGACTTTCCCCTCTTTAAGGTGGAAAAGATGGAGGTATGAGGTCCGGGAAAATGAAATAGAGCTTAAACATGGGATAATTGTGATTAAAAGGACCCTTGTTCCCATGATTCGGGTGCAGCATGTGGATACCAAGCAAGGGCCGATATTGCGTAAATATCGTCTTGCTACTGTCACCATCTCGACAGCTGCAACTGTTCATGAGATACCGGCATTGGATGTGGACGAAGCGGAGGAATTGCGCTTTTTCATTTCCTTGCTGGCAAGGGCTGCAGATGATGATGTCTAATCCGAAACGGCTGCACCCAATCTCAGCGGTAGCCAATTTCCTGAAACACCTAAAGGAGATGCTGGTGCCCTTTCTTGTTTTTGTCGTCTTTGGAAGCAGAGGAGGAAATGGGGAGATTGTTCAGCTTGTCCTGTCTTTAGGGGTCATAATCGCGGTTTTTATGATAGGGATCCTTACCTGGTGGAGATATACCTATAGACTGGAGGAAGGCGAGCTTCGAATCGAGTATGGTGTTCTGATAAGGAAGAAGAGATATATTCCACTTGAAAGAATTCAAAGTCTCGACTTATCGGAAGGTTTGCTGCAAAGGCCATTTGGCCTTGTGAAGATGAAAGTGGAGACAGCCGGTTCAAGCGGTGCTGGTGAGGCAGAAGCGGTATTGACGGCTATTTCTAAAAAAGATGCAGCGTTCATTCAGCAGGCATTTTCAGCAGCTAAAAAGAATCCTTCCGAAATGGAAACAGTATTGCAGAACCGGGAAGTGATTTATAAAATTTCTCCTGGCGAGCTGCTCCTTCTGGCATCAACTTCAGGCGGGGCAGGTGTCGTTATTTCGGCTGTCTTTGCTTTTGTTTTTCAATTTGAAGAAATCATTCCGTATGAAAAGGTGTTTACCGGGCTCGAAGGATTTATTGCCAACGGAATTATATTTGTGAGTATCCTGGTCTTCATCGTCTTTTTTATTGCATGGCTGATTGCTCTTATTGGCAGTATGCTGAAATATGCCGATTTTACTTTAATAAAGACTGATAAGGAATTGATTGTCACAAGAGGTCTGCTGGAAAAGAGGCAGATGACGATTCCGCTGAATCGCATTCAGGCAATTCAGTTCAGGGAAAATCTGCTTAGGCAGCCACTTGGCCTGGCAACTGTCTATATTGAAAGTGCAGGAGGTTCCATTGAGGACAATGAAAGCGCCCGCCTTATGATCCTGCCGATTGTGAAAAAAACACGGATTGCCGGTCTGTTAAAGCCCCACTTGTTCCACTATGAACTGCAGCCCGGATTTTTTAAAGCTCCAAAAAGGGCGCTTAACCGCTATTTATGGAGAGGGCTTCTATGGGTACTGCCTTTTGTGGCTGTGCCGCTCCTCTTTTTCAGGCCATGGGGATACTTTTCTTTAGTGCTGCTGATCCTTTCGTTGGGATGGTCGTATCTCAAATACAGGGATGCAGGCTGGGATATCAGCTCTCAGCAGCTTGCTCTCAGATATCGCGGGATTGTAAGGATTACTGTCTTTATGAAAAGAAATCGAATACAGTCCCTCACCATGAGCGAAAGTTATTTTCAGAAAAGGCGCAGTCTGGCTACCATAGAAGCTGTGGCCATGTCAGGGATTGGGGGGACAGGCGGAACGGTTCCTGATCTTGACCGGAAAGAAGTGTATGCTATTTATAAGTGGTACTCTTATACTGGATTAAACAGAAGTTATTTGAAAAAGGAAAAGCGCCCATGAGCGCTTTTTTTTTGAATTATCTAGCTAAAAACCCCAGGACAGCCAAAATGATAATAAATCCCCAGAGAACAAGCCTTGATGCGGGCACCCCTTTTAATGAAGGCCTGATGCCGGAAAGACCTCCGGGCCGTATTATGCCAGATGAAGAGGATGTACGGCCTTTGGCCAGTGATGCCGCACCGATCAGGAAACCTGCAAGCAGGCCGAATAAATGGGCTGTAACATTAATGTTTGGCTGCAGAAAGGTCATGATTACGCCGATTATCGTAATGGTCAGTATGATTTGTGAGTTTTCCCTGGATAAAAGTTCTTTTCGGAATACGATGATTGCCGCAAAGTATCCGAAAAGGCCAAAGATCGCACCACTGGCGCCCACATGAATATATGTCAATGGTTCAAGAAGCAGTGTTGCAATATTTGCTGCTGCACCAGCTGTGATGTAAAGCAGGATGAATCTGGTTTTTCCGAGCATTCGTTCCAGGACAGGGCCGAAGAGAACGAGAGAAAAGCTGTTGAATAAAACATGGGGGAAACCGCTGTGCAGTATGATGGGGCTCAGCAGCCGCCAGTATTCACCTTGAACAATATATAAATTGACGCCTGCAAGCTTTTCGAAAATAAGTGTATTTGGGAATAGGGGAATGACTGTTAATAGATAGATGATAATATGGATACAAATGATAGCAGAAACAACAGGGTAGTAGCGGATAAATTCCTTAAAGCTTTCCGTTCTTGTAAACATGGCTCTCCTCCGTGCTTGAATTGTTGGACCGTGTATCTACATCATAGCCTGAAAAGCGGTTTTTCAGCATGCCATAACACTTATTCATTGGATAATGTGTACATAATACTGCTTCTACTGTATTCTTTATGCAGCGAATAATATAAATAGAAGGAAGATGAGAGATGATTTCCGGTATTGGGATTGATATTGCAGATCTGGAGCGCATACGAAAAATTATTGCCAGGCAGGAGCGTTTTCCTGAACGGATTTTGACACCAAAAGAGCAGGCTGGCTATCGCCGCTTGCCAGAAAAGAGACGGGCTGAATATCTTGCCGGGAGGTTCGCGGCAAAAGAAGCTTTTTCAAAGGCATGGGGCACTGGGATTGGGGAAGAACTTTCCTTTCAGGATATTGAAATTGAAAAGGATGAAAAGGGAAAGCCTTATATTTCGAAGCCATTTAAAGATGGGATACACTTGTCGATTTCCCATAGCAGAGAATATGCGGTGGCTCAGGTGGTTATAGAAAAAACTTGATATTTGGCATGCTGAAGAATTTCAAAAGCTTGTCATTCCTCCTAGCATATTCCCTAAGGTTGTCTCATATATTCATAATGCGATAGGAGAGACAGGCCGGAAGTTGGGCCGATCTCACTGAAATGAGACAAAGGGGCTGAAGGAATGAAGAAAAAGTGGTTCATGCTGCTTGCCGGGCTTTTGGTAGTTCTTGCACTGTCTGCCTGTGGGACTAAATCACAGGAAGACGTCGTAAAGGATCTTAACAATAAGCTTGAAGACATTAAAGGATACAAGGCAGAGGCCAAGATGACTCTGCAGATGGGGACTGACCCGCAAACTTACGAAATTGAAGTATGGCATAAGGAGCCTGACTTTTACCGGGTGAACCTGAAAAACGCCCAAAAGGAACAAAGCCAAATGATTCTGCGCAACGATGACGGTGTATTTGTCCTCACTCCTGCGCTGAACAAGAGCTTCCGTTTCCAGAGCGATTGGCCGCAGAACAGCAGCCAGGCTTATTTATATGAATCATTAGTCAAGGACATTATGGAGGATAAAGAAGCTAAGTTCTCCGCTACAAAAGATCATTATGTGTTTGAAACAAAAACACGCTATCAAAATAATCAGATGCTTCCTGTCCAGGAAATCAAGCTCAAGAAGTCCGATTTATCCCCAGTCAGTGTGAAGGTTATGGATCCTGATAAAAATGCACTTGTAACAGTAGAATTTTCAAATGTAAAGTTTAATGCCAGCTTCGATAAGAAAGATTTTGACATGCAGAAGAACATGACAGGAGCCCAGCTCGAAGTGCCGGTGATGGCTGAGGTGGAGGATCAGGAATTCGCGGTTAAATATCCGCAGATGGACATGGCTGATGTAAAGCTGGTTGATGAGCAGGAAGTGCAAACAGAAGATGGCAAGCGTGTTGTATTGACGTACGATGGAGAAAAATCCTTCACTCTTGTGCAGGAAAAGGCCGCTGTCATGCCGACATCATCCGTCGTTACTTCAGTGAAAGGCGAGCCTGTTGACCTTGGCTTTACCATTGGTGCACTTTCTGACAACACCATTTCCTGGACCTACCAGGGTGTGGATTATATGATTGCATCCAATGATTTATCACCTGAAGAAATGTCCGAAATTGCCCGCACTGTACAGGGGGAAATGGTGAAATAAATCACCGGCAAAAAGCAGGTCTCATATGGGCCTGTTTTTTTTATGCTGGAGATGATTGGCCTGCATCGGAAATCAGCTTTCAAAGCTTTTTGATAAAAAATAACCATTTGACAAACCCTCTGCCCGAGTTTGATAATCGACATGTAGAGAAGCAATGGCTAAAGGACGTGAACACATCGATGTATGAAAAAACAAAAATGTACCGGGACACTTGGGCAGAGATAAATCTGGATCATATTTCATATAATGTAGAGTCAATGAAAAAACATGCAGAAGAAGGGACAAACGTCATTGCGGTTGTGAAGGCAAATGGGTACGGACATGGAGATGCTGCAGTGGCGGAAGCGGCCCTGGAAGCGGGCGCATCCTCTCTGGCTGTTGCCACACTGGATGAGGCGATGGCATTGAGAAATAAAAAGATTGCGGCTCCGATTTTAGTAATGGGAGCGAGCCGCCCGGAGCATGCAGGCGAAGCAGCGGCAAAGAATATTGCCCTGACCGTTTTTCAAAAGGAGTGGCTCTCACAAGCAAAAGAATATGTGGAAGATGGAGAAGTCCTGAATATTCATATAAAGTTTGATACAGGCATGGGCCGCCTGGGTATTCGAAGCCGTGATGAGCTTGAGGGAATTGAGAGCGTTATTAAAAAGGACAAGCGTTTTCAGCTTGAAGGGGTGTTTACGCATTTCGCCACAGCGGATTCATTGGACAATGCTTATTTTGAAAAGCAGCTGAGCAGATTTAAGGAAATGACCGGCTGGCTGGAGATTTTGCCGAAGTACGTCCATACCAGCAACAGCGCGGCTGCCCTTAGATTTCCCAAAGCGCACTTAAATGCTGTCAGAATGGGGATCAGTATGTACGGATTGGCTCCTTCCATGGAAATAAAGTCTGAACTTCCTTTCCAGCTGAAAGAAGCTTTTTCTCTCCATACCTCTATTATTCATGTGAAAAAGCTTCATAAAGGCGAGAAAGTCAGCTATGGTGCGACTTATGGGGCTCAGGAAGATGAATGGATTGCAACATTGCCGATTGGCTATGCGGATGGCTGGATCCGAAAGCTTCAGGGGCAGGAGGTTCTTGCTGAAGGATTGAGAGTTCCAATTGTTGGAAGGGTTTGTATGGATCAATGCATGATAAAGCTTCCGCATGAAATGCCTGTCGGTACAAAAGTAACCCTGATCGGTGAGCAGGGGAAAGAAAAGATTCCGGTTGACGAAATCGCCGGAAAACTTGAAACCATCAACTATGAAGTAACCTGCATGGTATCTTCCCGGGTTCCGCGCATATATAAAAGAGATGGTAAAATTATCGGGGGAATTAATTATCTGCTGTAATCGGAAAAACTTTATTTGCTGTCCAGCTGCGCTTTCGCCCGGAGAAAGGAATGGAATAAGCTGTGCAGCTTTCTGAAATCATGCATAAAATACTATTTTTTTGGACGATAATACAGAAGAATTAAAGAATCCCCTTTGCATTGGGCCTTATTAATGGTAATATTGAAAATGGTAGATATAAAAATGGTGTGTAGTGATGGTGGAGGTGTATGTTTGTGTCTGAGTCCAGCACAACAACAGAGATAATGGTGAAATTACCGCAGCATCTTTTAACCGAGTTAGACGGATTTGCAAAACAGGAAAACGTTAACCGGAGCGAATTCATTTATCAGGCAACCAAAATGTATTTGCGCGAACGCAAAAAGAGACAAATTCGCGAGTCCATGAGACGAGGCTACATGGAGATGGCGAAAATAAATTTGACGATTGCATCTGAAGCATTTCAAGCGGAATATGAGGCAGAACACACAGTTGAACGTCTAGTAAGCGGAGGATAATCCTTTGATTGTCAAACGTGGTGACGTTTATTTTGCAGACCTATCCCCAGTTGTTGGTTCAGAACAAGGCGGCGTCCGTCCAGTGCTTGTCATCCAAAACGACATCGGGAATCGGTTTAGTCCCACAGTAATTGTTGCAGCAATCACAGCTCAGATTCAAAAAGCGAAGCTGCCTACTCACGTTGAAATTGATGCGAAGCGTTATGGTTTTGAAAGGGATTCGGTCATCTTATTAGAACAGATTCGTACAATTGATAAACAACGCTTAACCGATAAAATAACCCATCTCGATGACGAAATGATGGAAAAAGTGGATGAAGCCGTGCAAATCAGCTTAGGCCTCATCGAATTTTAACAAACGCTCTTTTGAAGGGCGTTTTTTTATTTTATACAGGAAAAAGGTTTAGTTCCTTGTAAAGAGGGTAAAAAAGAGAGTCATTTATTATATAAAATTGTCTGGTTTTGTAAATATACCCGTTTCATATGAGAATACACTTCAATATTCGATGGAAATCTGCTGAGATGTGAAGTGAAAAAAGGGATTTAATTAAAAATTGTCGAATTAACCAATGATGGGAGTTTATTTATTACGCATCATATAGGTATCATTTGACTGGCATTCACTGTTATCATTTAATTGATATATATGGGACAGGAAGATTTTTTTATCTTCTTTACAATAAAGGAGAATTGGAAGGCTAATAATAGATATATGCTAAGATAGGGAGGAACAAATGAATTCCACAATATTGAATTATATACAAAACAACAAAGATTCCATATTCAATGAGTGGCTTGAGGCCACGAAGGAAAATGCGGATGAAAGGGTTACGAAGGTAGTATCTGATCAGGTATTTAT includes:
- the ndoA gene encoding type II toxin-antitoxin system endoribonuclease NdoA, whose translation is MIVKRGDVYFADLSPVVGSEQGGVRPVLVIQNDIGNRFSPTVIVAAITAQIQKAKLPTHVEIDAKRYGFERDSVILLEQIRTIDKQRLTDKITHLDDEMMEKVDEAVQISLGLIEF
- a CDS encoding CopG family ribbon-helix-helix protein, which encodes MSESSTTTEIMVKLPQHLLTELDGFAKQENVNRSEFIYQATKMYLRERKKRQIRESMRRGYMEMAKINLTIASEAFQAEYEAEHTVERLVSGG
- the alr gene encoding alanine racemase gives rise to the protein MYEKTKMYRDTWAEINLDHISYNVESMKKHAEEGTNVIAVVKANGYGHGDAAVAEAALEAGASSLAVATLDEAMALRNKKIAAPILVMGASRPEHAGEAAAKNIALTVFQKEWLSQAKEYVEDGEVLNIHIKFDTGMGRLGIRSRDELEGIESVIKKDKRFQLEGVFTHFATADSLDNAYFEKQLSRFKEMTGWLEILPKYVHTSNSAAALRFPKAHLNAVRMGISMYGLAPSMEIKSELPFQLKEAFSLHTSIIHVKKLHKGEKVSYGATYGAQEDEWIATLPIGYADGWIRKLQGQEVLAEGLRVPIVGRVCMDQCMIKLPHEMPVGTKVTLIGEQGKEKIPVDEIAGKLETINYEVTCMVSSRVPRIYKRDGKIIGGINYLL